The following proteins are co-located in the Cetobacterium ceti genome:
- the rpmG gene encoding 50S ribosomal protein L33, translating to MRVNIQLECTECKRRNYSTSKNKKNTTERLELNKYCKWDKKVTLHKETKK from the coding sequence GTGAGAGTAAATATTCAATTAGAGTGTACAGAGTGTAAAAGAAGAAACTATAGTACTTCTAAAAATAAGAAGAACACTACTGAAAGATTAGAATTAAATAAATACTGTAAATGGGACAAGAAAGTAACATTACATAAAGAAACTAAAAAGTAA